From Prochlorococcus sp. MIT 1223, the proteins below share one genomic window:
- a CDS encoding phosphate ABC transporter permease: protein MYRLNLTPVAIVILPALAIIPVAIEVSSTAHIGGLNTLLSFFSAAINPSIEPIVLSNAWNSLQITIAIALIGWISSVVFGTILGVLSSNIFWQVFTGRPWIGNSIRLILAIPRSIHEVIWGLLLLQILGLNPLVAIIAIMIPHSSLMSRVIANQLDTLNKKSLIAITQSGSGPFAALATSLLPPMRHMFTTYAGYRLECALRGATLLGLFGLGGIGTELQLTIQSLEFRELWTSLWMLAISMYCIEKIIIAINRANSSIQNPRDNGFRNSIFIGLTTIIIISSIKSIQIDPLNTIQLDNLIFPAFLDIKSAFEQLPILSLIYSTIYLTLLSAGIAIGSPPLLMMLCQSKLSMRILTFVWLFFRLIPPPLSALLLLLTTTPSISIAALALGISNIGVMGRLLKENLSHDNNLLFNSIKSLGGSSLIAWLYGKLSPQSKSYLAFASYRTDVLLRETAVVGVVGGVGLGWQLQESLSSFDWAQVIVITTTFSLLTLSGELISDKAREYWIKKTTDPSLCVSLQS, encoded by the coding sequence ATGTACAGACTTAATCTTACTCCTGTAGCGATTGTTATTCTTCCTGCACTTGCCATCATCCCAGTAGCTATAGAGGTCTCAAGCACTGCACATATTGGTGGATTAAATACATTATTGTCTTTTTTCTCAGCAGCAATAAACCCATCAATTGAACCAATAGTTTTAAGCAATGCCTGGAACAGCTTGCAAATAACAATTGCTATAGCCTTAATTGGTTGGATTTCGAGTGTAGTTTTTGGAACTATTTTAGGAGTACTAAGCTCAAATATATTTTGGCAGGTATTTACTGGTCGACCTTGGATAGGAAATAGCATCAGATTAATCTTAGCAATACCAAGATCAATTCATGAAGTTATATGGGGTCTCTTGTTATTGCAAATCCTTGGATTAAATCCACTGGTTGCCATTATTGCAATAATGATTCCCCATTCTTCATTGATGTCAAGAGTTATAGCTAATCAATTGGATACTTTAAATAAAAAATCATTAATAGCAATAACGCAATCAGGATCAGGTCCATTTGCTGCTTTAGCAACAAGTCTGCTACCTCCTATGAGGCATATGTTTACTACGTATGCAGGGTACAGATTGGAATGTGCCCTTAGAGGAGCCACTCTTCTTGGGCTATTTGGACTAGGCGGAATAGGTACAGAGCTTCAATTAACAATTCAGTCCTTGGAATTCCGAGAACTCTGGACTTCTCTTTGGATGCTTGCTATTTCAATGTATTGTATTGAGAAAATTATAATTGCGATAAATAGAGCTAATTCATCAATTCAGAATCCTAGAGACAACGGTTTTAGAAATTCAATCTTTATCGGGCTAACTACTATAATTATTATTTCTTCTATAAAATCAATACAAATAGATCCATTGAACACTATTCAACTAGATAACCTGATATTCCCAGCTTTTTTAGATATAAAATCTGCTTTTGAACAACTCCCAATATTAAGTCTAATCTACTCAACAATTTACTTAACTTTATTATCTGCTGGTATTGCAATAGGTTCTCCTCCATTATTAATGATGCTTTGTCAAAGCAAATTAAGTATGAGAATACTAACTTTTGTTTGGCTATTCTTCAGACTTATTCCTCCACCATTATCAGCATTACTACTTCTCTTAACTACCACACCTAGCATATCAATTGCAGCTTTAGCCTTAGGGATAAGTAACATAGGAGTAATGGGAAGACTTCTTAAAGAGAATCTAAGTCACGATAATAACCTTCTTTTTAACTCTATAAAGTCCTTGGGAGGATCAAGTCTAATCGCATGGCTCTATGGCAAATTAAGTCCACAAAGCAAAAGCTATCTAGCTTTTGCTTCATATAGAACAGACGTTCTTTTACGGGAAACTGCTGTTGTAGGTGTAGTCGGAGGAGTTGGATTAGGATGGCAACTACAAGAATCGCTTAGCTCATTTGATTGGGCTCAGGTTATCGTAATTACAACAACATTTAGTTTGCTAACATTGAGTGGAGAACTAATAAGCGATAAAGCAAGAGAATACTGGATTAAGAAAACAACTGACCCCTCACTTTGTGTCTCTCTTCAATCATAA